A single window of Ornithorhynchus anatinus isolate Pmale09 chromosome 3, mOrnAna1.pri.v4, whole genome shotgun sequence DNA harbors:
- the PCBD1 gene encoding pterin-4-alpha-carbinolamine dehydratase isoform X2, translating to MAFGFMTRVALQAEKLDHHPEWFNVYNKVHITLSTHECAGLSERDINLASFIEQVAVTLA from the exons GCATTCGGGTTCATGACCAGGGTGGCTCTGCAGGCTGAAAAGCTGGATCATCACCCTGAGTGGTTCAATGTCTACAACAAG GTCCACATCACCCTGAGCACCCACGAGTGTGCAGGCCTGTCAGAACGGGATATCAATCTGGCCAGCTTCATCGAGCAGGTGGCTGTGACTCTGGCCTAG
- the PCBD1 gene encoding pterin-4-alpha-carbinolamine dehydratase isoform X1, which yields MAGKAHRLSAEERDQLLPNLRAVGWNELQDRDAIFKQFHFKDFNRAFGFMTRVALQAEKLDHHPEWFNVYNKVHITLSTHECAGLSERDINLASFIEQVAVTLA from the exons gcGGGAAAAGCCCACAGACTGAGTGCGGAGGAGAGGGACCAGCTGCTGCCCAACCTGCGGGCCGTGGGCTGGAATGAGCTGCAGGACCGGGATGCCATCTTCAAACAGTTCCATTTCAAGGATTTCAATAGG GCATTCGGGTTCATGACCAGGGTGGCTCTGCAGGCTGAAAAGCTGGATCATCACCCTGAGTGGTTCAATGTCTACAACAAG GTCCACATCACCCTGAGCACCCACGAGTGTGCAGGCCTGTCAGAACGGGATATCAATCTGGCCAGCTTCATCGAGCAGGTGGCTGTGACTCTGGCCTAG